One genomic window of Pecten maximus chromosome 3, xPecMax1.1, whole genome shotgun sequence includes the following:
- the LOC117322932 gene encoding uncharacterized protein LOC117322932, whose amino-acid sequence MGCGQSSSTAAPRPVAAVAQEPKYAGPPVTYNFVNIEVPHEAQTGFIFSPELQFKTLTGTVYLPALTNLYDLGFRMSTFNVSPGSMTASGFMSLKVESRLKTQGIFHQVTDEERGKWKLCMEKTCIPQQVFGTGLLQIGGTVASQPIHILQTIEKVSHDGGRLIGIEVTGGSFSGASAAPVSATMGMGAGQPSMMLYGHSPNTLLCADIFYEMPTTPGGEKYMYQVVPAKMTAVLKTLTGAIGGSWSVNFDWINIVAPYLLQGWKLVEVFLDQNNKSFSDRAFMASSITSEVGAMFIFEKPLSKASDNSPVYEAKMVEYKAPGKMRMTGIGQTTIDVSANWDSLIAQEGQNGWEIVRILQTPATIFKQSLSMSPEFGWLHYIYFQRKIMQAPEPEKTEEPPAPVMPPQEQEAAN is encoded by the exons CGGACCACCAGTCACATACAATTTTGTTAATATCGAGGTCCCCCATGAAGCCCAAACTGGCTTCATTTTCTCTCCGGAGTTGCAGTTCAAGACACTCACAGGAACTGTTTATCTTCCGGCACTTACTAATTTGTACGACCTTGGATTCCGAATGTCGACCTTCAATGTCTCTCCCGGAAGTATGACAGCTTCAGGATTTATGTCGCTCAAAGTCGAGTCCAGGCTTAAAACGCAGGGAATATTTCATCAAGTTACTGACGAGGAACGAGGAAAGTGGAAGCTATGTATGGAGAAGACCTGCATTCCCCAGCAAGTGTTTGGGACAGGTCTTTTGCAAATTGGAGGAACAGTTGCCTCTCAACCCATCCATATTTTGCAGACGATCGAGAAAGTGTCACATGATGGGGGCCGTCTGATTGGTATTGAAGTGACCGGTGGCTCATTTTCTGGAGCGTCTGCAGCACCTGTTTCTGCAACAATGGGCATGGGTGCTGGGCAACCAAGCATGATGCTTTATGGACACAGTCCGAACACAC TTTTGTGTGCCGATATCTTCTATGAAATGCCCACAACGCCAGGCGGtgagaaatacatgtatcaggTTGTTCCGGCTAAGATGACAGCGGTGCTTAAAACCCTAACTGGGGCCATCGGGGGATCTTGGAGCGTCAACTTTGATTGGATCAATATCGTAGCGCCGTATCTCTTACAGGGCTGGAAACTAGTGGAAGTGTTTTTGGATCAGAATAATAAAAGTTTCTCCGACAGGGCGTTCATGGCGTCTTCGATCACATCTGAGGTAGGCGCAATGTTTATCTTTGAAAAGCCGTTATCTAAGGCAAGCGACAATTCACCGGTATATGAAGCCAAAATGGTGGAATACAAAGCCCCAGGGAAGATGCGGATGACTGGAATTGGTCAAACGACAATTGACGTATCCGCTAACTGGGACAGTCTGATAGCTCAAGAAGGTCAAAATGGCTGGGAAATAGTCCGGATCCTCCAAACACCGGCAACCATTTTCAAGCAATCGCTTAGTATGAGCCCAGAGTTCGGCTGGCTTCATTACATTTATTTCCAACGGAAGATCATGCAGGCACCGGAACCGGAGAAGACAGAGGAACCACCTGCACCGGTCATGCCACCACAGGAACAGGAAGCAGCTAACTAA